In Fimbriimonadaceae bacterium, a single window of DNA contains:
- a CDS encoding 3-deoxy-7-phosphoheptulonate synthase, translating to GLPCATELLDPVTPQYIADLLSWTAIGARTTESQIHREMASGLSMPVGFKNGTEGSLQVAINAMITSRSPHHFVGVNADGITSIIKTTGNPDHHIVLRGGGGRTNYSVEDIARAEAAVASEGLARGVMVDCSHDNSGKNHQRQVEVAGEVLKQFQQGRRSIMGLMLESHLQGGRQSWDPNKALTYGMSITDSCLGWSDTEALLYGMAESLAAKAV from the coding sequence AGGTCTGCCCTGCGCCACGGAACTGCTCGATCCCGTGACCCCGCAATACATTGCCGACCTGTTGAGCTGGACCGCCATCGGCGCGCGGACAACCGAAAGCCAGATTCACCGAGAAATGGCCAGCGGCCTCTCCATGCCGGTCGGGTTTAAGAACGGCACGGAAGGCAGCCTGCAGGTGGCCATCAATGCGATGATCACCAGCCGCAGCCCGCACCATTTTGTCGGCGTCAACGCCGACGGCATCACCTCCATTATCAAGACCACCGGCAACCCCGACCATCACATCGTCCTGCGCGGCGGCGGCGGACGCACGAACTATAGTGTCGAAGATATCGCCCGCGCAGAAGCAGCCGTCGCCAGCGAAGGACTGGCCCGTGGCGTGATGGTGGACTGTTCGCACGACAATTCCGGCAAGAATCACCAACGCCAGGTGGAAGTCGCCGGCGAGGTGCTCAAACAATTCCAGCAAGGCCGCCGTTCGATCATGGGCCTCATGTTGGAGAGCCACCTGCAAGGCGGCCGGCAAAGCTGGGACCCGAACAAGGCGTTGACCTACGGCATGTCCATCACCGATTCCTGCCTGGGCTGGAGCGACACCGAAGCGTTGCTGTACGGCATGGCGGAGTCGCTCGCCGCCAAAGCGGTGTAG